The following coding sequences lie in one Maribacter forsetii DSM 18668 genomic window:
- the gcvP gene encoding aminomethyl-transferring glycine dehydrogenase, with translation MKTDVFALRHIGIREEDLNTMFNTVGVEHLEQLIFETIPDHIRLKEPLQLDPAMSEHKFLAHTEELSKKNKVFRTYIGLGYHESLIPSVIKRNILENPGWYTAYTPYQAEIAQGRLEALLNFQTIVSDLTGMKLANASLLDESTAAAEAMTMLFDVRSREQKKNAIVKFFVSEEILPQTLSLLKTRSIPLGIELVIGNHEEFDFSSDFYGALLQYPGKYGQVYDYAGFVAKAKENDIKVAVAADIMSLVLLTSPGDFGVDVVVGTTQRFGIPLGYGGPHAAFFATKEEFKRNIPGRIIGVTKDTDGKPALRMALQTREQHIKRDKATSNICTAQVLLAVMAGMYGVYHGPKGLKYIASKIHATAVTLVDALENLGIYQINSAYFDTITVKADAKKIRTIAEANEVNFYYVDNDTISIAVNEATSLKDLNQIISIFAEALGKSAPEVTNLLDSTSIPNNIQRSSSFMENKVFNSYHSETELMRYIKKLERKDLALNHSMISLGSCTMKLNAASEMLPLSSSNWGNIHPFVPVDQAEGYQTILRELAKDLSVITGFADTSLQPNSGAQGEYAGLMVIRAYHESRGESERNICLIPSSAHGTNPASAVMAGMKVVVTKTDEKGNIDVADLEEKAKLHSDKLAALMVTYPSTHGVFESSIKQITKLIHDHGGQVYMDGANMNAQVGLTNPATIGADVCHLNLHKTFAIPHGGGGPGVGPICVAPQLVPFLPSNPVITTGGEDAITAISAAPWGSSLVCLISYGYIKMLGEQGLTQSTKIAILNANYIKHKLEGKFDVLYTGEKGRAAHEMILDCRPFKKNGIEVTDIAKRLMDYGFHAPTVSFPVAGTVMIEPTESENLAELDRFCDAMSSIRAEIDESNIDEPNNVLKNAPHTLEMATTDDWQFPYSRQKATFPLPYIADNKFWPFVRRVDDAYGDRNLICTCAPIEAYMETE, from the coding sequence ATGAAGACTGACGTGTTTGCTTTACGCCATATCGGCATTAGGGAAGAAGATTTAAATACCATGTTCAACACGGTAGGTGTTGAACATCTGGAACAGCTTATTTTTGAGACCATACCAGATCATATTCGTTTAAAAGAGCCTCTACAACTTGATCCTGCTATGAGTGAGCATAAGTTTCTTGCCCACACGGAGGAGTTATCAAAAAAGAACAAGGTTTTCAGAACCTATATCGGTTTAGGATATCATGAAAGTTTGATTCCGTCAGTAATCAAAAGAAACATACTAGAAAATCCGGGATGGTATACGGCATATACTCCGTACCAAGCGGAAATTGCCCAAGGTAGATTAGAAGCATTATTAAACTTCCAAACCATTGTATCGGATTTAACAGGTATGAAATTGGCCAACGCTTCCCTACTAGATGAAAGTACGGCAGCAGCAGAAGCCATGACCATGCTTTTTGATGTTAGAAGTCGTGAACAGAAAAAGAATGCCATTGTAAAATTCTTTGTATCCGAAGAAATATTACCGCAAACATTATCACTTTTAAAAACACGTTCCATTCCATTAGGAATTGAATTGGTTATAGGCAACCACGAAGAGTTCGACTTCAGTTCTGATTTTTATGGTGCCTTATTACAATACCCTGGTAAATATGGACAAGTGTATGATTATGCTGGTTTTGTAGCCAAAGCAAAAGAAAATGATATAAAAGTAGCCGTAGCTGCAGATATCATGAGCTTAGTATTATTGACTTCTCCAGGAGATTTTGGTGTAGACGTAGTTGTAGGTACCACGCAACGATTTGGCATTCCGCTTGGTTATGGTGGTCCTCACGCAGCATTCTTTGCCACTAAAGAAGAATTTAAAAGAAATATTCCAGGGAGAATAATCGGTGTAACAAAAGATACTGATGGTAAGCCAGCTTTAAGAATGGCTTTGCAAACCAGAGAACAGCATATAAAGAGAGATAAAGCAACTTCCAACATTTGTACCGCACAGGTTTTGCTTGCCGTAATGGCGGGTATGTACGGTGTATACCACGGCCCAAAAGGACTTAAATATATAGCCTCAAAAATTCATGCTACGGCGGTTACTTTGGTAGATGCTTTGGAAAACTTGGGTATTTATCAAATAAATTCTGCTTATTTTGATACTATAACGGTAAAGGCAGATGCTAAAAAAATACGCACAATAGCCGAAGCTAATGAAGTAAACTTCTACTATGTAGATAATGATACTATTTCCATTGCGGTCAATGAAGCTACTTCTTTAAAAGACCTTAATCAGATTATATCTATTTTCGCGGAGGCTCTTGGCAAGTCAGCACCAGAAGTCACAAACTTACTAGACTCAACTTCAATACCAAATAATATTCAGCGCAGCAGTTCTTTCATGGAGAACAAGGTGTTTAATTCTTATCACTCAGAGACTGAATTAATGCGTTACATTAAAAAACTAGAACGCAAAGATCTAGCCCTTAACCATAGCATGATTTCTTTAGGAAGCTGTACCATGAAGTTAAACGCAGCTAGTGAAATGCTACCTTTAAGTTCATCTAACTGGGGAAATATTCACCCATTTGTACCGGTAGACCAAGCGGAAGGATACCAAACCATATTAAGAGAACTTGCAAAAGATCTTTCAGTTATTACAGGTTTTGCAGATACATCATTACAACCAAACTCTGGCGCACAAGGAGAATATGCAGGATTAATGGTTATTAGAGCTTATCACGAATCTAGAGGAGAATCTGAAAGAAATATTTGCTTGATTCCTTCATCTGCACATGGTACCAACCCGGCTTCTGCGGTAATGGCAGGCATGAAAGTTGTGGTAACCAAAACGGATGAAAAAGGAAATATCGATGTTGCCGACCTAGAAGAGAAAGCAAAATTACACTCAGACAAATTAGCTGCCTTGATGGTAACCTACCCTTCTACGCATGGTGTATTTGAATCATCGATTAAACAGATTACAAAATTAATTCATGATCATGGCGGACAAGTTTATATGGATGGTGCCAACATGAATGCCCAAGTAGGCTTAACTAATCCTGCAACTATTGGTGCAGATGTTTGTCACCTGAACCTTCACAAGACTTTTGCCATACCACATGGTGGTGGTGGTCCTGGTGTTGGTCCAATATGTGTAGCTCCACAATTAGTACCATTTTTACCAAGTAACCCGGTAATAACAACTGGTGGTGAAGATGCTATTACGGCTATTTCCGCAGCACCATGGGGAAGCTCATTGGTTTGCCTTATTTCCTACGGATATATTAAAATGTTAGGAGAGCAAGGTCTAACTCAATCTACAAAAATTGCAATTCTTAACGCCAACTATATTAAGCATAAACTTGAAGGTAAGTTCGATGTACTTTATACAGGTGAAAAAGGAAGAGCTGCCCATGAAATGATCTTGGACTGTAGACCATTCAAAAAAAATGGCATAGAAGTTACGGATATTGCAAAACGACTTATGGATTATGGTTTTCACGCACCAACAGTTTCTTTTCCTGTAGCAGGAACGGTGATGATAGAACCTACCGAAAGCGAAAATTTAGCTGAATTAGACCGCTTTTGTGATGCCATGTCATCTATCCGTGCAGAAATTGACGAATCAAATATTGACGAGCCAAATAATGTACTTAAAAATGCACCGCACACTTTAGAAATGGCTACCACGGATGATTGGCAATTTCCATATTCCAGACAAAAAGCAACTTTTCCTCTACCCTACATTGCCGATAATAAATTTTGGCCATTTGTACGTAGAGTTGACGATGCATATGGAGACCGTAATTTAATTTGTACTTGCGCACCCATAGAAGCGTATATGGAAACTGAATAA
- a CDS encoding methyltransferase, producing MYENTFPNKRYKHTLQFLRKHINTNESILDLGVENPFTKIMQQDGYQVTNTSGEDLDIDFSSVTNTDAEVMTAFEIFEHLLAPLHLLSNSKSKKLVASIPLKLWFSPAYRSKTDKWDRHYHEFEDWQFDWLLEKAGWEIQDSMKWTNPVKKLGFRPFLRLFTPRYYIVYATRK from the coding sequence ATGTACGAGAACACTTTTCCGAACAAACGCTACAAGCATACATTACAATTTTTACGTAAACACATCAACACCAATGAGTCTATACTAGATTTAGGGGTAGAGAATCCGTTTACCAAAATAATGCAACAAGACGGTTACCAAGTAACCAATACTAGCGGAGAGGATTTAGATATTGACTTTAGTTCCGTAACCAATACAGATGCCGAGGTAATGACAGCATTTGAAATATTTGAGCATTTGTTAGCGCCGTTACACCTTTTATCCAATTCTAAATCTAAAAAACTTGTAGCAAGTATTCCATTGAAGCTTTGGTTTTCACCCGCATATAGAAGTAAAACGGATAAATGGGATAGACATTATCATGAGTTTGAGGATTGGCAATTTGATTGGTTATTGGAAAAAGCCGGTTGGGAAATACAAGATTCAATGAAATGGACCAATCCTGTAAAAAAGCTAGGCTTTAGACCTTTTCTAAGGTTATTTACACCTAGGTACTATATTGTTTACGCTACCAGAAAATAA
- a CDS encoding UbiA prenyltransferase family protein, translating to MTMIKKIFDFYLDASIHVALAIFSLVHVTALTLNITVQIELYFFIFFGSVGCYNFVKFGVEAEKYILVVNTYQKNIQFFSFGCLLVAGYQLFFLSERVFVWLFILAAVTGLYALPVLPRHKNFRSFSGLKILIVAAVWAGATVLLPAISVLDEISWNVKIETIQRFLFVLILLVPFEIRDLKYDSAALKTLPQRVGVNGTKMIGYGWTILFYAITFLKTDLNLVHIAVKTILFIVLLLMLLKTGTSQKKYFSSFWVEAIPLFWWLLFIISKKCTI from the coding sequence ATGACCATGATCAAAAAGATTTTTGATTTTTACCTAGATGCTAGTATTCATGTTGCTTTGGCAATATTTAGCTTGGTTCATGTTACCGCACTAACATTAAACATAACCGTACAGATAGAACTCTATTTTTTTATTTTTTTCGGGTCTGTTGGCTGCTATAATTTTGTAAAATTTGGGGTAGAAGCAGAGAAGTATATTCTCGTGGTTAATACATATCAAAAAAACATTCAGTTTTTTAGTTTTGGATGCCTGTTGGTTGCAGGGTATCAATTGTTTTTTCTATCTGAAAGGGTATTTGTGTGGCTATTTATTTTAGCGGCAGTTACTGGACTCTATGCTTTGCCGGTATTACCAAGGCATAAAAATTTTAGAAGTTTCAGCGGATTGAAAATTTTAATTGTCGCTGCGGTCTGGGCCGGTGCTACAGTGCTATTACCAGCTATTTCTGTCTTAGATGAAATTTCTTGGAATGTAAAAATTGAGACGATACAGCGATTTCTTTTTGTATTGATACTTTTGGTACCGTTTGAGATAAGAGACTTAAAATATGATAGTGCAGCACTTAAGACTTTGCCACAAAGGGTGGGCGTAAATGGAACCAAAATGATAGGGTACGGTTGGACAATTCTTTTCTACGCTATTACTTTCTTGAAAACGGATTTAAACCTGGTTCATATTGCTGTAAAAACCATTTTGTTTATCGTGTTATTGCTAATGCTGCTTAAAACGGGAACTAGTCAAAAGAAATACTTCTCGTCTTTTTGGGTAGAAGCAATACCATTGTTTTGGTGGTTACTTTTTATAATTAGTAAAAAGTGTACTATTTAG
- a CDS encoding BamA/OMP85 family outer membrane protein, with amino-acid sequence MTRFISLNHFLTTLLFLTTFIAAAQDASYEDGKSYILGGLDVTGLQSYNEQTVKTYTGLRVGQPITLPGEQISEVIKKLWGLELFSEIDIFITNIEENTVFLELNIIERPTLTNVKFYGVKKGKVESLIKDTDLKKGKKITESLISNSKNYITNKYKKQGYLNADVNIATSKDTTDTNTQYMVVNVNKGDKVKIRDIIFEGNEQLSDKKLRKALKNTKKKKFGRFWKKSKYIQEDYEEDLGLLVDKFAENGYRDARVLSDSIIKVDENNIDLKIKVEEGDKYYFGNIDFVGNTVYTDRQLNRVLGIQKGDTYNGVLLRERIADNSKPDPSDVTSLYQNNGYLFSTINPVEMSAANDTIDFEIRIIEGKETFLDHVTVSGNDKTNDHVIYRELRTRPGQKYNKADIIRTIRELGQLGFFDAEQITPDVLNANPNEGTVDLAWNLVESGSSQIELQGGYGGGGFIGTLGLSFSNFSIQNLFNGEKYKPVPMGDGQTFALRLQASQTYRVYSLNFAEPWLGGKKPVRFNLSMSRTQQFAASFDTSGDIDIDKDQQFSITGITAGLAKRVQWPDDFFTISHSLSYQLYDFRNYNIGLFNFGDGKANSLAYTFGISRSSQGPSRIFPMSGSTFEMSAKFTPPWSLFSNKDYRSLQDRSDEIEDIASVNRTAAEQAELEEIDQERFRWLEYYKVKFKGDWYTTLVDKLVLRSNAEFGFLGNYNSAVGDVPFERFYVGGDGLGNFTLDGRDVVQLRGYDEQAITPYSDDGSVEGALLYNKFSLELRYPLTLKPSASIYGLAFLEGGNSFNNFQNFNPFELKRSAGVGLRIFMPAFGLLGIDFGYGFDEDLNPASSGQGPSGWQTHFIIGQQF; translated from the coding sequence ATGACCAGGTTCATATCATTGAACCACTTTTTAACTACCCTTTTATTTTTGACCACCTTTATTGCCGCCGCACAGGATGCTTCCTATGAGGACGGCAAAAGCTATATTTTAGGAGGTTTAGACGTTACCGGACTGCAAAGTTATAATGAGCAAACGGTGAAAACTTATACTGGGTTAAGAGTAGGTCAGCCTATTACATTGCCAGGAGAACAAATTAGCGAAGTCATAAAAAAATTATGGGGTCTAGAGCTTTTCAGTGAAATTGACATCTTTATTACTAATATAGAGGAGAACACCGTTTTCTTGGAATTGAACATAATTGAACGTCCAACATTGACTAATGTTAAGTTTTATGGTGTTAAAAAAGGTAAAGTTGAAAGCCTTATTAAGGATACTGACCTTAAAAAAGGGAAGAAAATTACTGAAAGTTTAATTTCCAATTCTAAAAACTATATCACCAATAAGTACAAAAAGCAAGGCTATTTAAATGCCGATGTTAATATTGCTACTTCTAAAGATACTACTGATACCAATACACAGTATATGGTAGTAAACGTTAATAAAGGAGATAAAGTTAAGATTCGTGATATCATATTTGAAGGTAATGAACAGTTGTCTGACAAGAAATTACGTAAAGCTTTAAAAAATACTAAGAAGAAAAAATTTGGTCGTTTCTGGAAAAAATCAAAATATATTCAAGAAGACTATGAAGAAGATCTTGGTCTACTTGTAGATAAATTTGCAGAGAATGGATATCGTGATGCCCGTGTTTTGTCTGATTCTATTATTAAAGTCGATGAAAATAACATTGATTTAAAGATAAAGGTAGAAGAGGGAGATAAGTACTATTTTGGTAATATCGACTTTGTAGGTAATACAGTATATACGGATCGTCAATTAAATCGAGTTTTGGGAATTCAAAAAGGCGATACTTATAATGGTGTATTATTACGTGAAAGAATTGCGGATAATTCTAAGCCAGACCCAAGTGACGTAACTAGTTTGTATCAAAACAATGGGTACTTGTTTTCTACTATTAATCCGGTAGAAATGTCTGCTGCTAACGATACTATAGATTTTGAAATAAGAATTATAGAAGGTAAAGAGACTTTCCTAGATCACGTTACGGTTTCAGGTAATGATAAAACCAATGATCATGTAATCTATCGTGAATTACGTACAAGACCTGGTCAAAAATACAATAAGGCAGATATTATTAGAACTATTCGTGAATTAGGTCAACTTGGCTTTTTTGATGCGGAGCAGATTACACCAGATGTTTTGAATGCCAACCCAAATGAAGGTACGGTAGATTTGGCATGGAACCTTGTTGAATCTGGTTCTAGCCAAATTGAATTACAAGGTGGTTATGGTGGCGGTGGTTTCATTGGTACTTTAGGACTATCGTTTAGTAACTTCTCTATTCAGAATTTATTTAATGGTGAAAAGTACAAACCAGTACCAATGGGTGATGGACAAACTTTTGCACTTCGTTTGCAGGCAAGTCAAACATACAGGGTTTATAGCTTAAACTTTGCTGAACCATGGTTAGGTGGTAAAAAGCCGGTACGTTTTAATTTAAGTATGTCTAGAACACAACAATTTGCAGCTTCTTTTGATACTAGTGGAGATATTGATATTGATAAAGATCAACAGTTTTCTATTACGGGTATAACTGCAGGTTTGGCAAAACGTGTACAATGGCCGGATGATTTCTTTACCATTTCACACTCACTAAGTTACCAGTTATATGATTTTAGAAATTACAACATAGGGCTGTTTAATTTTGGTGATGGTAAGGCTAACTCATTGGCGTACACTTTTGGTATCTCTAGAAGTTCACAGGGACCAAGTAGAATATTCCCTATGTCAGGATCAACATTTGAAATGTCTGCAAAATTCACTCCTCCTTGGTCTTTGTTTAGTAATAAAGATTATAGGTCTTTGCAGGATCGATCTGATGAGATTGAAGACATCGCATCGGTAAATAGAACAGCTGCTGAACAAGCAGAACTAGAAGAAATTGATCAAGAACGTTTTAGATGGTTAGAGTATTATAAGGTGAAGTTTAAAGGTGATTGGTATACTACTCTTGTTGATAAACTAGTACTTCGTAGTAATGCGGAATTTGGCTTTTTAGGGAACTATAATAGTGCCGTTGGTGATGTGCCTTTTGAAAGATTTTACGTAGGTGGTGATGGTTTAGGTAATTTTACACTAGATGGTAGAGATGTAGTTCAGCTTAGAGGTTATGATGAGCAAGCTATTACCCCTTATTCTGATGATGGGTCTGTAGAAGGGGCTTTACTTTATAATAAATTCTCGCTAGAGTTAAGATATCCACTAACATTGAAACCTTCTGCATCTATATATGGACTTGCATTTTTAGAAGGAGGTAATTCTTTCAACAATTTTCAGAACTTTAATCCGTTTGAATTAAAACGATCGGCCGGTGTGGGGCTGCGTATCTTTATGCCAGCATTTGGTTTGTTGGGTATTGATTTTGGTTATGGGTTCGATGAAGATCTAAATCCAGCGTCTTCAGGTCAAGGGCCAAGCGGATGGCAAACTCACTTCATTATTGGTCAACAGTTTTAA
- a CDS encoding OmpH family outer membrane protein, with protein MKQVKQIVVALLLFVATTSFVNAQSKVAHIDVTQLLSAMPEMKAAEAELKKLQETYNADIEGSMTELRNKYTQYQNEAAAKSKEENEKRAVELQGYEKNIGEAQQRAQQEFQKKQAELFAPISEKAKAAIEQVAAAQGFDYVIDAQAGGGLIVAKGKDLLADVKKQLGF; from the coding sequence ATGAAACAAGTAAAACAAATTGTGGTAGCCTTATTGTTGTTCGTAGCAACGACAAGTTTTGTAAATGCCCAAAGTAAAGTAGCTCATATAGATGTTACTCAATTATTATCGGCAATGCCAGAAATGAAAGCTGCAGAAGCAGAGCTTAAGAAATTACAAGAAACTTACAATGCAGATATTGAAGGTTCAATGACAGAATTGCGTAACAAGTACACGCAATACCAAAACGAAGCTGCTGCGAAGTCTAAAGAAGAAAACGAAAAAAGAGCGGTAGAATTACAGGGTTACGAAAAGAATATTGGTGAAGCTCAACAAAGAGCTCAACAAGAATTCCAAAAGAAACAAGCTGAGTTATTTGCTCCTATATCTGAAAAAGCAAAAGCTGCTATAGAGCAAGTTGCAGCTGCACAGGGCTTTGATTATGTTATTGATGCGCAAGCAGGTGGTGGTTTAATCGTTGCAAAGGGTAAAGACCTTTTAGCTGATGTTAAAAAACAATTAGGTTTCTAA
- a CDS encoding OmpH family outer membrane protein encodes MSTKTRVLLVVSVIFMTMQGFAQRGVRMAYVDMEYILQNVDEYREATEQLETKVQRWKIEVEQKQSVVEQMKKDLMAEKVLLTPELIEEREEEIQILEREMIEYQQDRFGPQGDLVLQKRRLIQPIQDQVFNEVQKIGTNKKYDFIFDKSADVVMLYSEKRHDISDLVLRGIARTRKISKPTKKSNDRSRLDDFEGEEEEEVSEALQERLDKATQAAETREKSAADAKAEQLKLREERKKAYEERRKKLLEEREAKRQEKLKERSDNKEEENSDTEKDDNGTI; translated from the coding sequence ATGAGTACAAAGACAAGAGTTCTATTAGTGGTTTCGGTCATCTTTATGACTATGCAGGGTTTTGCCCAAAGAGGGGTAAGAATGGCTTATGTAGATATGGAGTACATACTACAGAATGTAGATGAGTATAGAGAAGCGACCGAGCAGTTAGAAACCAAAGTACAACGTTGGAAGATTGAAGTTGAGCAGAAGCAAAGTGTTGTGGAGCAGATGAAGAAAGATTTAATGGCAGAGAAAGTGCTGTTAACTCCAGAGCTTATTGAAGAACGTGAAGAGGAAATTCAAATTTTGGAACGTGAGATGATCGAGTACCAACAAGATCGTTTTGGACCACAAGGAGATTTAGTATTGCAAAAAAGAAGGTTGATACAGCCTATACAAGATCAAGTGTTCAATGAAGTACAGAAAATTGGCACGAATAAAAAGTATGATTTTATTTTTGATAAATCTGCGGATGTTGTAATGTTGTATTCCGAAAAAAGGCATGATATCAGTGATTTGGTACTGAGAGGCATTGCTAGAACAAGAAAAATTAGCAAACCAACGAAAAAATCAAATGATCGTAGTAGATTAGATGATTTTGAAGGAGAAGAGGAAGAGGAAGTAAGTGAGGCATTACAAGAACGCTTGGATAAAGCAACACAAGCAGCCGAAACAAGAGAGAAAAGTGCAGCAGATGCGAAAGCGGAGCAACTAAAATTACGAGAAGAAAGAAAGAAAGCGTACGAAGAAAGAAGAAAGAAGTTGTTAGAGGAGCGCGAGGCTAAAAGGCAAGAAAAGTTGAAAGAAAGAAGTGACAATAAAGAAGAAGAAAATAGCGATACCGAAAAAGATGATAACGGTACTATTTAA
- a CDS encoding 3-oxoacyl-ACP synthase III family protein: MSISITGTGSYIPDLKVSNTDFNNHNFLNLDGSSFKHDNEVIIEKFKAITGIEERRYAPKKYTTSNLAFFAAEKAIENAKVDKETIDYIIVAHNFGDLKDGYIQGDTLPSLATRVKHQLQIKNPKCVAYDLIFGCPGWLEGMIQANAFIKSGIAKKCLVIGAETLSRIVDDNDRDSMIYSDGAGAAIVEESIDGGEIIAHESATFAIDEANYLFFGESYNKEDEKKAYYIKMFGRKIYEFAVTNVPPAMASCLDNSGIKIEEVKKIFIHQANEKMDEAIVKRFYKIYGKEMPEGVMPMSISKLGNSSVATIPTLFDLVKDGKLENQEIKKGDVVIFASVGAGMNVNAMVYRI; the protein is encoded by the coding sequence ATGAGCATATCAATTACGGGAACGGGAAGTTATATTCCTGATTTAAAAGTTTCTAATACAGATTTTAATAACCATAATTTTTTAAATTTAGACGGTAGTTCTTTTAAACACGACAACGAGGTTATTATTGAGAAGTTCAAAGCCATAACCGGTATTGAAGAAAGGCGATATGCTCCCAAAAAATACACTACTTCCAACCTAGCTTTTTTCGCCGCGGAAAAGGCTATAGAAAATGCCAAAGTAGACAAAGAAACGATAGACTATATTATAGTTGCCCACAATTTTGGAGACCTTAAAGACGGGTATATACAAGGTGACACCCTACCAAGTTTAGCTACTAGGGTAAAACACCAATTACAGATAAAAAATCCTAAATGTGTTGCTTATGACTTAATATTTGGTTGTCCAGGTTGGTTAGAAGGTATGATCCAAGCCAATGCATTCATCAAAAGTGGTATAGCAAAAAAATGCCTGGTTATTGGAGCGGAAACTTTATCAAGAATTGTAGATGACAATGATCGTGATTCTATGATTTATTCGGACGGAGCAGGTGCGGCTATTGTAGAAGAATCTATTGATGGCGGTGAAATCATTGCTCATGAGTCGGCAACCTTTGCAATTGACGAAGCCAACTATCTATTTTTTGGAGAATCTTATAACAAAGAAGATGAAAAGAAAGCCTATTATATAAAAATGTTCGGCAGAAAGATTTACGAATTTGCTGTCACCAACGTACCACCCGCAATGGCTTCGTGCTTAGATAACAGCGGTATTAAAATTGAAGAGGTAAAGAAGATTTTTATTCATCAGGCAAACGAAAAAATGGATGAAGCTATAGTAAAACGCTTCTACAAAATATATGGCAAAGAAATGCCCGAAGGCGTTATGCCCATGAGTATTTCTAAATTAGGAAACAGTTCAGTTGCTACCATACCTACATTATTTGATCTAGTAAAAGACGGTAAATTAGAAAATCAGGAAATTAAAAAGGGAGATGTTGTTATCTTTGCTAGTGTTGGCGCCGGAATGAACGTCAATGCAATGGTATATAGAATCTAA
- a CDS encoding sigma-70 family RNA polymerase sigma factor, with product METKNLNPDKWVDLYADYLFNYAITRVSDAEIAKDLVQDTFIAGLKSAKNFKGDAAERTWLIAILKRKVIDHYRKINSKKGKAEVRMSYSSQTDAEGDWMEERIADPNSNFENDEIENEELGLAIQKCISKLPKKQAQVFTMKTIEGMETEDICNALGINASNLWVMIHRARTGLMGCLNQNWF from the coding sequence ATGGAAACAAAAAACCTAAATCCTGACAAATGGGTAGATCTCTATGCAGATTACCTATTTAATTACGCCATTACAAGGGTAAGTGATGCAGAAATAGCAAAAGATCTTGTTCAAGATACTTTTATAGCAGGTCTAAAATCTGCTAAAAATTTTAAAGGGGACGCAGCAGAACGCACTTGGCTAATTGCAATTCTAAAACGTAAAGTCATTGATCATTATCGTAAAATAAATTCGAAAAAAGGTAAGGCAGAAGTTCGCATGAGTTACAGCTCACAGACCGATGCAGAGGGTGACTGGATGGAAGAACGCATTGCAGACCCTAATAGCAATTTCGAAAACGATGAAATCGAGAATGAAGAATTAGGTCTTGCCATTCAAAAATGCATCTCTAAATTACCTAAAAAACAAGCTCAAGTTTTCACCATGAAAACAATAGAAGGAATGGAAACTGAAGATATTTGTAATGCTTTAGGGATTAATGCGTCTAACCTTTGGGTAATGATACATAGAGCCAGAACAGGCTTAATGGGTTGTTTAAATCAAAATTGGTTTTAG
- a CDS encoding glycosyltransferase family 2 protein, giving the protein MDYYIVIPIHNEEAFLKSTLDSILQQTLLPKEVILINDNSTDNTESIIDQYCSGNTLFKKLNSTSSTQHMPGSKVINAFNKGLNLLDNNYDFIVKLDADVILPSNYFEVISAHFKTNKNLGIAGGFIYEQNSTGKWVLNHPMDKDHVRGAIKAYSKACFKAIDGLKNAMGWDTVDELLARFHEFSILTDSQLKVKHLRPTGKAYNAKAKRLQGKAMYSMRYGFIITTIASLKMALKNKSIKSFWNNMLGYIQATRNNTAYLVTEEEGKFIKDLRWKNIRRKIKS; this is encoded by the coding sequence ATGGATTACTACATAGTTATTCCTATACACAACGAAGAAGCTTTTTTAAAAAGCACACTAGACTCAATTTTACAGCAGACGCTTTTACCCAAAGAAGTCATTTTAATCAATGACAACTCTACCGACAATACAGAATCTATAATAGACCAATACTGTTCTGGGAACACCTTGTTTAAAAAACTTAATTCTACTTCTTCTACACAACACATGCCTGGTAGCAAAGTAATAAATGCTTTCAACAAGGGGCTTAATTTATTAGATAACAATTACGATTTCATTGTAAAATTAGATGCCGATGTAATTTTACCCTCTAATTACTTTGAAGTGATAAGCGCACATTTTAAAACAAATAAAAATTTGGGTATTGCGGGTGGCTTTATTTATGAGCAAAATAGCACAGGTAAATGGGTTTTAAATCACCCAATGGATAAAGATCATGTTAGAGGCGCAATCAAAGCCTATTCTAAAGCTTGTTTTAAGGCGATAGATGGATTGAAAAACGCAATGGGATGGGATACAGTAGATGAGCTCTTAGCAAGGTTTCACGAGTTTTCTATACTTACCGACTCCCAACTTAAGGTAAAGCATTTAAGACCCACCGGAAAAGCATATAACGCCAAAGCTAAAAGGTTACAGGGAAAAGCAATGTACAGTATGCGTTATGGATTTATAATCACAACTATTGCTTCTTTGAAAATGGCCTTGAAAAATAAATCTATAAAGTCATTTTGGAACAATATGCTGGGATACATCCAAGCTACACGAAATAATACTGCTTATTTAGTAACTGAAGAAGAAGGCAAATTCATCAAAGACCTGCGGTGGAAGAATATTAGGAGAAAAATTAAATCATAA